The DNA sequence CTCATCTAACGGCTAATGCGACAGACTCTTCTCTACATGCTCATCCAGCGTGGAGGCTCAGGaacccttcctcctcctggcTTCACTATTCCCCCGTGGTCAGCACTCGCTCAACAGTTTGATCAAACACCCCAACCATCAACACCACATGTCACAATTGGGCCTGCGGAACTAATTCTAGGACACGATGACTCGGAAGGGGACGACCCTAATTCTAAGGTAGTACACGATCACGAATACGGTTGGGACAACGAGAGTCCTCCGAGAACCGTCCATGTCAATGCATTCCGAGCGGAGTGGCGACCAGTCACCAACGGCGAATTTGAGGCGTTCTGGAGGAAAGGAGGCATTCCTTTACCCAAAAGCTGGGTAGAAGAAGCCGGAGAAATCAAGGTCCGAACTCTGTATGGGCCAGTCCCCATCTCGGTTGCGCAGCATTGGCCCGTCCTCACGTCTTACGACGACCTAGCTGTGTATGCACGGTCGAAAGGAGGACGTCTACCCACGGAACCAGAGCTCCGGCTCTTCCTGGACATGTACGACGTCGGCTTTGAAGGTGGAGCTAACACTGGATTTAGGAATTGGCATCCTGTTCCGTAAGTTTTCGTCGCTCCTTCAACGCCAAGATTGATCCTCATTGCAATTCTTTTGGGGTGTTCTGTAGTGCCACCGCCGGTCTAGAGGCGAATTCTGGCAAAGGTTCTAATGGTGGCGTGTGGGAATGGACATCCACCCTCTTTGAAATCCATAATGGACTTGTTCCTACCAAATTATTCACTGGGTGAGTCTTGGCGTTACCTATCCATCAAGATCTCCTTCCTTACAATTAACGCGGCCTGCTCTTCTTAGTTATTCCACAGACTTTTTCGATGCCAAGCATCAGGTTGTTGTAAGCAATCTCCTTGTTGGTACCTTGAACCCTTGAACTGACATCTGTTGTAGCTAGGAGCTTCATATGCCACGATACCTCGCCTTGGGCGTCGTACCGTCCGCAATTTCTACCAACACAATTACCCATACCCTTGGGTCAGTGCAAGGGTGGTGTATGACTTGTAAATGATCCTTTATCTATTAAGCAACGGGACTGTACTTTATGGGAATATTGAACTAGTATTGATCCTGTGTTCTACGATGCATCCAGTAAGAACCGCCACATTCCAAATAAAATGTTGATCATGAACCCCGCGACCAGACCCATCTGGGTTGCACGGCTGTATAAATCATAACATTAGTCGAAAACGTCAAATGAAAGCGGTCACATACGAGAACACAACGGAATCATTGTGCGAATGCTCCGACCCGTTTTCCCAAAATATGGGTAGAGGTGGTTTATGACCATTGAGGAAGAGGGGTAAGAATGGGAAGAAAAAGCCGACCACAATGCCTTGCATTGCAGAAGAATTggaagatgatgacgacgacccGGATAGGGAGGTGGTATCAGTGCTGTCCAAGGAGTCAATCCATTGTTCTTCGAGGGCTCGGGCATGTTCATCGTCTGTGTATGGCAGTTGAGAACCGTCAATAGAGTCGAGTGCGTTTTGGACATACAGGTATCATCATGCCCAAATTCTTCGTCTCCTGTAAGAAAACTGTCGTTCTGGATATGAAACTGCCGTCTTATGGTTGCGATATCCGATTGAGAAAAACCCATGGATGCTAGACGGTCAAATCCCCTCGCAGGTTGTATTTGTTGAGCCTTTGGAAGGTCATTTCAGCTGAGACTTGGAATGTTTAGGCAATTGTGATTCGTACCTGTGAGACATCATCCATTTCTTCCTCAATTTGTTCTACTTCTCGTCCTACTGAACAATGTAACCAACTTGCAACGGTTGATTGAGGCTTTGAGCTGGCTGATTCTTCAAAACCACCAATAACTTCTTCTGGAGATGCAGAAGCACGTTTCTGACGTTCATCCAGTTTCTTGAGCCACGAATACAGGAAAGTTCCATCGGTGAGTAGTCGACCAGAGTGTATGAGTCTCAATCTTCGGTTCTTTAGTTCAGGTCTCTCCAGGCGAATCTAGCGTGGTCTAAGGATAAAAAGTGATTTTCAAGACCTCAACGTTCAGGATGCATACCGCGTTCTTGACATCCCTGACAGTGTCCTTTTCTGTTATGAAAATCTCTACGTCTGCAACTTTATCCTCCGTAAATCGCACGACCAGACTTTGGGGGACATTGGCTTGTAATGGTTGAGTTGCCGACCCTGACGAATCTTGGTCCAAAGAAGTTATATCAACAGCCCGTTGTTTTCCTTTTGCCTTCTCGCTGAGTGCCATGTATAGGTGGCTTGTATCTGGTCGTTGCAGGAGTGCGAAAGTGGCAAATGGCAGATCAGCTTCCGGCAGTTGAAACAAGCTGTGCAAGGTATGGTCTCTCAAGTATCATTCCTTCGTCTAAACCTAGCATTGTCTACCTCCAACTTCGAGTTCTACATAAGGGTCTCATTCCTAGGGATGAGAGCAATAAGTAATAAACTAAGCCAACCTTCTCGAAGGACAGTCACATCACACACCCACTGTACAAAGTTCGGAGATCTTCAGCTAACTTGGAGTGATCCGTCCCAGACAAACTACTATTATCAAGCAAGGGTAAAGTCCCATCCAGACCCAAATTCCCAACGTCCAGTCCACCATTCATATCAACATCATTGCTGCATGTTGCTATCGAAGGCTGCAGGTCCCCTAATAGAGGCTTGACGCTTTCCCAAAACTGCGTGAAATCCATATCTTCCAAACCCATATTCGTCCCCGTATCTCCCTGCATGTTCCAGTCATAGTTCAAAGGATCACTAGTAGCACTGTTCAAATTCGTGAACAGGGAGAAAATGTCCTCGTTTTCCACGGTAGAGGCGGATTGCTCTGCATTGATATCCAGACCTGCATCCAATGCGTCCGAGTTTATATGTGTCCGATCATGATCATCACTTGGACTCATCATGTCTTCCTCAACGTCTGAAGACACGATAGGTAACTGAGGATCCTCTTCTCCAATCGGTGTGTCCACCGACGGAAGGTCAGCGTTATCTTCGTGCCTAGGGCTACTCTGCGGAGGAGACGAAGGCGGAAGGCCAGGCCAATATTGCTTTCGGGGATAAATGGCTTCCTCCTCATTGTCGGAGCTAATCCCCTCACCAGGCGAGCGCTCCGTGTCCGCGTCACTCAACACCACCAGCAAACTGGCAGACGATCCTATCCCATCCAGTGCACTATCCAACTCTAGGGTAAGCGCGTCATCGTCGTTGTTTTCGCCGTTACGGAAATTTGGCTTCTCTAGGCTTCCACACGGCGATACAGGATCCGACCGAATAAGCTTCCGTGCTCGATGAGAAGGGGAAAACAGGGGACTATTACGGTCTCCAACTAATGAGGTGTCTTTAGGGGTGAATAACGAACTGCTTCGAGTGAGAGGACTCTGACTCGGCGAACGGGGCCGTTTTCGTGGAGGTGTTTTGGGACAAATGAATGGCAAAGATCCGGATGCAGCACACACAGGTAACAGGAGAGTAGGCTCCGAGGACGCAGCCATGACCGGGAGGGTAGTCGTTAGCGATGGAGAGGTTTGGGGTTTCTCGCAAGAATCGGTATTTGTAGTAGACATTTCTGTTTGAGAGGATAATGATGGGGTACTCTTACTTCTGGCGCTTCCCCATTTCCTCCTGTTGGCCTTCCGCCCTTCCTCCCGGCGCCTCGCCACTTCTTCCATAGCTTTTTTATACTCATCAGAGAATTTTGGTTGAGTAGCAGTTGTTGTACGTGCCCATTCTGGAACCACGTATTGTTTGCTTTCGCGTATCGGAGAAGAGGCAGGAACACGCCGAGCCTTGGGTGTACAGGGTGAGTCGGGAATGACGATTGGCATTCGTCTAGAGCTACCGATGGCTGCATGGTCATTACGGGACCTGGGGGGAGAGGACCACGGCACCGCGGAGGAACTGTTCGCAAATATCGAGTGGTAAATCGTGTCCTTCGCCTTCTCTTTGCCTTTCCGGGAGAGGGCAGAACGATTTTCATCAATGCCGTTGCTGAATGACCGATTGTTACTATTGTCCGAGGGCATGGTATTGGACCTTCCGCTGGGGCCGAGTCCTTGAACGGGGCGATCCGGTATTTTGTGAGTAGATGATCGGGAGGAAGAAGCAATAAATTCGGTGGATTTTTCTACTTCTAATAGCCGTGCACGCTTGCGAAAGGCATCGGGATTGACATTCTCTTTGTCGAGAGCAACaacttcatcgtcttcgGTCATATGGTTGTTTGGGGGCGGTTGGGGAGTTGCCGAAAGTTGAGCCAACAAACCCTTCAAAGCCTCCTGAAATTGTGTATTACCTTCCATCTTGGCGGGGCCACCAGCGTCGTCAATCAAAGCGAGTACTGCGAGGAGAGTTGCCGTGTCTGGAATGGAAGTGGAGGAACCAGGGGTGGAGAAATTAGGGCAAGATTCAGTTGTAGTATGAGGCTGCGACGACGATGAAATAGGTATTTGACTTGTAGAGGGAGCGTAAGGTACGGAAGATTCCACCCCAGACGAGCTAGAGGGTtgtgaagatgaaggtgtgTCCGTGTGTGGAGAGGGATGAGATTCGGGAGCAGGTGGTTCAGATCGGGGTTCTTCTGACTTTACCTTCCTTTTGTTAGAGCCAGTATTATAGGTCCTAGCACCATCCAGCAAAGTTTCAGCGACACCACACCGAGCAGCTGCATGGCCCAGCCTTCTATTCCGGTGGCTCTTGTCATTTACATTCAACTCCCTCAGCTTTTTCATATGCATTTCCTTCTCGCTTCTTTGTCTGGCTAACGCTGCGGCAATATTGGCGTTGTCAGATTCGGAAAGACCGAGGTTGGCTGATATATCATGTATGTAATCAGCCGGGAATGGACAGTAAGAAGAATACACGTTTCATACCAGCGGAAGTTTGAGAACCTCGAACACGGACCTGCCACAAATAAGTCTGACATGTACTCCTGAGATCCCAGAGTACAACTCACTTCGCGAAGATTGAACACGACCTCCAAGGCTTCCAACCCAGTCCTCAGCTTCGTAAGCGTGCCAGTCACTGGCAGATTTCCATCTGCTGCTCTCAAGCCTGACATTAATCCCAAGCCCACGGGAACCCCAATAGCCGCGTCCACAGACTGACTCAAACTGTAAGTTGGACCTGCTGATTCCAGGGGGTCGAGATGATACACAGAAAAGTCGCGCGTTCGATCTTGTAGGAGATCAGGACTGGATAGACAAAGGGTGTCCACGCAAGCCTTTATAGACACGGAAGCATACCGTGTCCGAGTACCATGAGAGGCACTGTCGTGGTGGTCCAAGATGGTGGTCAGAGGATAAATAGGGATGAGGGAGCGAGAGCGTGCAAGGATGTATTGTGTGGAGTCATTAGTGCTGTAAAGGATGCGTAGGATCATCTGCTCCATCGTGGTTGAGGTCCAGAGACCAGGCTGAGGCCTTTCGCGCTGGAGTCGCGACAACAACAAAGACCAACCTTTGCACTTTCCTCTTCACCCTGTGCCAAACAACATCTATCATGTGATCGTATACGTGAGCACGCGTCCAACGCGTCGCCTTGATCACTGGCTTATTAGCATATGCCTACGATACCACTTGATGTCTACCATTATTACATGCCAACTAAAATATCATCCTGCCCTCTATTTAAAGCTACCGGATAAGACATTCTTCTCTGTGCAGCATCAGGGATTTCAATAAGAGACTTGGACAACGACATAGTAGTTCCTGAGTTCCTCCACGGAACAAGATTTGAAAGAACTTGGCTTCGAGATTTCAAAGGAGTAGCAAGTTGAGAAACAGCAGTTTCATCGAGAGAGTTTGTGTGCGTCGTCGTGGTCACTGGAAGATCGGAGACCGGACCTTCCTTCGCAGGACAGTTACAGGTAACACGATCATAGCAATGAGGACGAGAAGGAGAGATGTTATCGTCTTGAGCTGTCAATGAGGCCATGTACACGGTATTGCATGGTTTGAAGATACAAGGCAACATAAAAGAGAGGAGTATGGTCATCGAGAAAGGCGAAGGTGAGCCGTCCATATTTCTTAGCCAAATCGAACGGTCGTAGGTGGCAGCAGTCATGCCGacgagaatgaagaatgaaaAGGTATACGCGACCTCTGACGGTTCGTCGGAATTAAAACATCCCCATAAGTAAAGTGTACTCACGGGAAAAGGAAGCGAACACTAGAACTCTGAGCCAGATGCCTGAGATGACCATGATATGAGGTTCCTTCATCCCTTCGCTTTTCAGGGAGACCGTAAGGGCGACTAGGGAAAGGACTAGGTAGATTTCAAGACTCATTTCCGCGTTTACATTGAAATAGATCCACTGACCGATACTCAATATAAACATTGCAAAGGACGAGAAAAGCTCTTGAGCAACCGTGTGAGGCTTCTTTAGAATCGGTTTAACGATCGCTCTTGGAGGAAAACACAAATCAGTCAAACCAGTGCACTGCTAGGATCGAGACTAGTACTCACGCTGTGATAAACCATCCAATAAGTATCATCTCAAAACCAGATAGTATCCAGGCAATAACTGGCTGTGCGAAGGTAGCGTGAAGAGACAATTCCAGAGTGCCGGACGTTAGATGAGCGAGTGCAAAGAGCCCTGGATAGGCAAGTCAGCCTCTGAAAGTTCCGTGCGGATAACACACCAACCGGCTATGAGTCTTCGAAATAAACGAAAAGAGAACGTAGGCATTTAGGTGAGGTGAGTTTGACCGTTAATGATGTTGACTGCAAGTTGGGAATAAAGTGCGTTATCTACAACTCGCAAAACAGGAAACGactgaggtggtggtggtggtagtagTAGAGTGGCAAGGACTCGTACGATCAATCCCGCTTTTCCCACTGCCACTGCTTTTTCAACCCAACATCACGATCCAGAACGGATTCCTGGCGTTGAGGCATTGAAGCCAGCTGATCACAGGGTGGACGTATCCGATGAAACATTGATATTCTGGACTGCACTCCGAAATTTATCTTCTCGACCAATTCTCAACGCCTTCCAACTTCCGAGTGAAAGAACGTCGAGTCGATGAAATGAAGCTGGAAGATGTTGAAGCCATGGGTATTGGGATCTGAGAAGTGGGCGTAAGGCCGTCCGATCAATGAGGACGGCGTGAAAATCCTCGCATATATACATAATGAACTATACAAAAAGGATCCACGCCTTATTTCACCACAGAATGCACCCCACGCGCTATCCAAGTAGATATATAAGTCACTGAATGAAGTTTGAGAAGTTCCACGTACCTGACAGGTAGTCTTTTGCAATGCTTGCGCTCTGGTGTTGCGTCAATACACGTCCGACAAGTGTCTGAGGGACAAGATACTTACCATCCCCTTGATCAAAGCATACACGTTTTTATCATGATATCTCAGACCAGTGGTTGGATCAGTATAGGGAGCCTGTGGGAATTGTGAGGCCTGACATGAAAAGAACGTGGAGCGACAGGAAACACACCTCTAGTCCTGTTATATCGCACCAATGTTTCTGTGGAAGAAACGAGGGCGAGGCTTCAATAGAGGTGTCTGTGACGAAAAGAACTAGGTGAAAGGTATGGCTTTGAAGAAACAGTTCTCCTACAGGTGGGAATCTCTTCCTCCGGTTCGCCATCGATGTCCATACTTCCACCATCGGCCTTTTCTTGAAGGCGTCGCTCTCTCTCTGCCCTTTCACGTTCTCTTTCCTGGGTGAGAACATTTTTCAGGTTCTTGGCTCGACGGTTGACATTCTTCGTATAGTATGGGTTCTTGAAAGGTCTAGGCTCATGGAGATATGATAATTGTTCCGCTAGACTCTTCTGAGTTCAGCTGTAAAGCGCGATTAAAGACTTGTAAGATGGCATACCGGAATATGGGGAGTAGATGTGCCGTCAGACGTTGTTGTAGCCTTCTTTTTTCCGCCCTTGGGAGGCCTACCAGCGTGTTGGTTAGCAAGATATCTCAAGCAACGAATAGTACTGGTGTCCTCACATCGGTCGTGCTGGTTCAAATTGTCGAAATGCCGTCACCGGCAAACAAGTTGATCACACAAATTTTTACCTCGCGCTCGGTTCCCCTTTTCCTCGATGGCACCTGCCTCCCAAAATTCAATCAAGAAACGTTCAGCAAAATTGCAAGCGGGACCTTCTCTAAAGAAAATTCACCTGGAGAAGGCAGACAAAGTAACCAAAAAGCGAAGCCAGCCGGTTACTCGAGCCGCTGTAAAGGAGGACGATAGTGAACTAGAATCGTTGGATGAAAATGACGAAGTTGAGGGTGTTCAAGGCGCGGAGGACTTGAATGAAGCTATCGATGCGTCTGGAGATGAGCATCTACTTGCATCAGCTAAAGATCCTAATGGTGCAGTTCGTTTTGCTCGGTGGATGGACACTGTATTCATGGAAGTCTCCTCAGCTGCCCGGGAATCACACAAAGCTCAAAAGATCCTTCAAGAACAACGAAAAGCAGCAAAGCCACACTCCCAGATTCTTGCAGATGCTAAACGGGTATGGGCACTTGCACGCCAAAAGAATATCCCTACTTCAGAGCGTCAAAAACATGTTCGGGACTTAATGAACACGATAAGAGGGAAAGTAAAAGAAATCGTCTTCAAACATGACGCCAGTAGGATTATACAGACTGTAGTCAAGTACGGTGGCCCGGCGGAAAAAAATGCTGTCGCTGAGGAACTAAAAGGGAAATACCGGGAGCTGGCACAAAACAGATACTCCAAAGTGAGAGTTCTCACCTCCTTTACCACTCCAATTCTGAGCAATCTCAAGTTCTTAGTGACAAAACTGATTCGATCGTGCCCGTCACATCGAGCCTCAATATTACTTGAATTTCACGGCCATGTTCTCAAACTCTTATTACACGGAGAGGCATCGTCGGTACTTGCGGACGCATTTGAGCTATACGCAAACGCCTATGAAAGGTCAATTTTATTACGCGAGTTCTATGGTAAGGAGACGGCTCTATTCACGTCCACGAATATGACGGAGGCAGAAAaggagaaagcaaagaaaGGTCTGGTGGGAGTGTTGGAGGGTGCTGATAAGGAGCGCAGAAGAAGGACTTTGGCCTCCTTGAAAGAGGCTTTGGTGTCGATGTGAGCTTTGCCTTCTCAATTGTCACCGACTCATGAACTCGATTCTCGCAGATTCAATAACCCTGATAAAGGTGCGGTGACCCACGCGATAGTCCATCGTGCTCTCTGGGAATACCTCGCCTCTGTCAACGAATCGCCGGAAGAAGCTGAACGAGAAAAAATCAGGAGAGAGATATTCGAAAGGTAGATCCACCTTCACTAACTACGGTGTTATGTACTCTGATCGGAAAGGAAAGCTGTCAGGACATCATCCCGGAAATGGTTCACACTAAGGATGGTAGCCGTGCGGTGCGCGAATTCCTCGCACAAGGAAGTGCCAAAGTAAGAGTCCGCAATGGTTGGTTTTGTCCAAGGCTTGATCTACGGTTTAGGAACGTAAACAAATACTTAAGGCTTTCAAACTACACATCGAACGAATGTGCTTAGATGATGAAGCCCAACAGGTGCTGTTTACAGCTATAGATGTCATCGAGTAAGTACCAGGTCCCGTTGTTATTGTTCGACAGCAAGTCTTACATTTCTTTACAGCGACACCAAACTCGTACAAAAAAACATTGTTGCCCAGATGACAGAGTCTGCCTCCGCTCTAGTTTCGACACCACAAGGCCGTCGGGCACTATTTTACTTGCTTGTTCCACGCACTCGCCGTCATTTTACACCCGCACAAATAGCTTTCCTTGCCGAGACGGACAAAGCACGTTCAACAACAAGTAAAAAAGACTCTGAAGTCAGGACGTCAGAAATTCGCAGTTTTGCGAGTGAAGGTCTCTTGTCTTGGGTTGCTAAAAAGGGACCAGAGGTCTCTAGAGACCCCGGTGGTAGTTTGGTCGTCACTGAGATCATGTTATTTGCTGATGGTGGTCGGTTTGAACCTAAACTTGTGCGTGTACTACGCTCACATCCCATCTAGATAAATCACCTGCGATTCAAACCTTACTCGCTGCCATCTCAATACCTTATCCATCATTGGATGCCTCGCTACCACACCCAATTGATTTACCGCACACCTCTCGGCTGTACAAAACGCTTTTACAAGGAGGTCACTTCAATCACAACACGAAATCCGTTCACAAAGCAACTTCGTGGGATGCTCTCAACTTTGCGACTCAGCTTGCGGACAGTATCGAAAAAGAAGTGGTTTTAGCTATGTGTTTGAAGGGCGAAAAGAATGGTACTTTTGTCATCGCAGAACTATGTGGAGCGCTGGCGGTTGAAGGGAGTACGACTGCCGGGAGCACGGAAGCGCGAAAGAGGTTAAAAGATTGGTTTGATTCAGATGTTAAAAAGCAGATTGCTTCAGAGGATGGGAAAGGGAAGCAGGTTTTACTCGATAGTTTAGAACGTCTCTAGCATCTGTTTTGACGTGACGTGTGACACATTTTCTGTGCGTCGTCATAATGGCTTCAACATCCACATCCGTCGTGCGATCTTCAACTGTTCTTGGGAAACGAAAAGTCGCTCATCAACCAGACTATGTCCTCCACCTTGTATCGAGCCCAGAACCGACTGGTGGAACCGACTCCGAGGAGCCAGAAGCCTCCACCTCAAAGAAACGCGTGAATTTATCATCCTCTCGAGCTCCTTCCAAAGCAATACTTGTGAACGGAAAATTGTTCACATCCGAAACGAAGAAGCGTTATGCTTGCACGTATGAGGACTGTTCGAAAGCATATGCGAAACCAATTAGGTTGGAAGAGCACGAACGCTCCCACACAGGATTTGTGCGTGCGGTTCTGTTCTACATCAATCCGAATCTTGATTCATTGCTCTCTCAAGAGACCATTTATATGCAATATTTGCAGCAAGTCGTACCTGCGAGAAACCCATCTTCGAGCACATGCGCGTATTCACCTCCCCGATTCCGAAAAACCGTTTGTGTGCACGGTGTCTGAATGTTTGAAGAGATTCTGGACTAAACAGCACCTTCGAGTCCATCTAAATTGGCATAACGGAGCGAAACCTTTTATTGTGCGTTACGTTTCAGCCATGTGCAAATGCCTAAAACTGAACCGTTGTCTTTTAGTGTGACGAGCCCGATTGCAGTGAAGCCTTCGCAAAACATCACCAGCTGCGTACTCACAAGTGCACGGCTCATGCACCTTCTGGGACCAAGCCCTATCAGTGTCCCCATGATGAGTGTACAAAATCATTTGCAACGAGTCAGCATTTACGAACTCATATGAAGGTTCACAATGGTATGTTTATATTCCGCACACTTACAACATCTAGTCGACCATATTCAACTCTCTGCAGACAAGCGGTATGCTTGTGTCCAGGGGTTGTGTGTAGAAAAAGCTGTCTTCTTCCCCACCTGGACCTCGCTGCAACATCACATACGCACAGAACATCCTCCAACGTGTTCTCACCCGCAATGTAATGGCCGGCAGTTTGCGTCTCAAAAAGGCCTCCGAGCTCATCAGAAACTACACGATGAGTGCGAAGTAGAGGCAGAGCTCGATGCTAATGCGGTCGGATCCGATTTTGAAGATGGTACAACTCGGCAACGAAAGAGACGGAGAGGAGGTGAACTAGGTCGTGATTGGAAATGCGAGGTGGATGGTTGCACAAAAGATTTCAAATCAGTATGTCGACCTGAATCAAACTCGACGCTCCCTGTACTCATCTTTGTGTCTATAGAGCAAAGCGCTCGCAACACATCACAGAGTAACACATCTCGGTCGAAGAGACTTCGTTTGTCCTTATGAAACTTGCGGAAGTACTTTCGGGTACAAGCACATGCTTCAACGTCACCTAGCGAAATTGCACACGAATTCTCTACCGAACGGGTTAGACGAAGGCGGCTCATCTAGTTCCGACGGCTCGGATGGATCTTCAACAGAGGACGAAAACACCGACTCAGCTGTCCAAACAGGAAAGGCGAAAACAGTGCTGGACATGAGCATCGATGCTATTACCGGTGTAACCTACGCCATTCAGGCCAAGGAGAAGGTTCGACATTCCAAAGCGCTAAGATGTCCATTTCCGAGCTTGGAACACATTGTGCATACATCTTGCGCAGGTTCGGAAGTACCAACTACCGACATAAAAAGCTGTGATTATGTTTTCAGTCGTGCTTATGACTTAAGGCGACACTTGCGGGCTCAGCATTCTATCGAGGCGGATCGTTCAAGTGTTGAAGAATGGGTTGCTGGTGCAAAGAAACAGAGAGATCTATGAAGCTTTGGTCCATGTAGTTGTACTTTAAATACTGAAGTCGGCTTCACGTCATTACTGTAACTCAGCACTGTGACTTATCACCGATGTTTTTACTGCGCCTCATGGTCTGACTGGCACCAGACCTCAAAAATCTTGTGTCACCGGTGATCTGTTTCCCCCGGGAACCTGCTTTTCGGTTCTCAAAGCACAAGGAGCTTTGAAATAACATGAAAAAATCCATGAATGACGACGTCGAAACCGTCGAGAACAGTTGCGTGGAATTACCCCAGTCGAACGACAGGACGTATATATAATCTCGTTCTGCCACTCAAGATCACAACAGATCACTTACGACTTTCAAGATGATTTTATCTGGCTTGCTTGTTGGTCTACTGGGTGTGGTTACTAGCCATGTGTGGGCACAGACTGCGGTCGACTCTTATATCGCTACCGAATCTCCCATTGCCCAGGCCGGATTGCTCGCAAACATCGGACCATCAGGTTCGAAGTCTTCAGGTGCAAGACCAGGAATTGTAATTGCCTCACCTTCTCATCAAAACCCGGATTACTTGTTTACTTGGACGAGAGATGCAGCGTTAGTCTTTCAGTGGATAATAGACCAGTGAGCTTTTCCCTAATACAAATCGAGGACACATTTATCCTTATCGCTTGTTCACAGAGTTACGCTCCAAAGAAACCCTTCGCTGAGAGGTCAGGTTGAGAATTACATCACTTCGCAGGCCAATTTGCAACAAGTATCGAACCCATCTGGCACAATCACTACTGGAGGGCTGGGAGAGCCGAAGTTTAACATAGACCTGACAGCGTTCACAGGTGCATGGGGGTACGTGTTTGACGCTTTCTTTGATGGACCTTTATTTTCTGATGATGCATTCTCAACAGCCGACCCCAACGAGGTGACCTCTTATTTTTGAAGCTGCTTTCGTCTTTAATAAACCCCACTTAACATAACAGACGGTCCTGCTCTCCGATCCATTGCACTCATTACCTACGCCAACTGGCTCGTCGCTAACAACAACCAAACATTTGTTACGAATACGCTATGGCCAATCATCCAAAGAGATCTCGATTATGTGGCCAGCACCTGGAATCAATCAACGTGAGTATTGGCAGAGTTCCTCATTAtcaagatatgaaatgagTGCTTTCAGGTTTGACCTCTGGGAAGAaatatcctcttcctcgttctTTACAACTGCCGAGCAACACCGTTCACTTCGTCAAGGTGCAACGCTCGCCACTAAAATAGGTCAAACGTCGGTTGTCCAGAATTATAACACACAAGCGAGTAATCTGCTCTGTTTTATGCAGTCTTACTGGAATCCCAGTCAAGGTTACATGACTGCCAACACTGGTGGAGGTCGTTCTGGCAAAGACGCGAACACCGTTTTGACTAGCATCCACACGTTCGATCCAGAGGCGGGTTGCGATGCTACAACCTTCCAACCATGTTCAGATCGTGCCCTTTCGA is a window from the Marasmius oreades isolate 03SP1 chromosome 6, whole genome shotgun sequence genome containing:
- a CDS encoding uncharacterized protein (BUSCO:EOG092640WA), yielding MALSEKAKGKQRAVDITSLDQDSSGSATQPLQANVPQSLVVRFTEDKVADVEIFITEKDTVRDVKNAIRLERPELKNRRLRLIHSGRLLTDGTFLYSWLKKLDERQKRASASPEEVIGGFEESASSKPQSTVASWLHCSVGREVEQIEEEMDDVSQAQQIQPARGFDRLASMGFSQSDIATIRRQFHIQNDSFLTGDEEFGHDDTYDEHARALEEQWIDSLDSTDTTSLSGSSSSSSNSSAMQGIVVGFFFPFLPLFLNGHKPPLPIFWENGSEHSHNDSVVFSRATQMGLVAGFMINILFGMWRFLLDAS
- a CDS encoding uncharacterized protein (BUSCO:EOG09264I14), which codes for MLISRRIDSFIQFTIVLLYSGSSNRLASLFGYFVCLLQAGAIEEKGNRARARPMPPKGGKKKATTTSDGTSTPHIPSLAEQLSYLHEPRPFKNPYYTKNVNRRAKNLKNVLTQERERERAERERRLQEKADGGSMDIDGEPEEEIPTYTSIEASPSFLPQKHWCDITGLEAPYTDPTTGLRYHDKNVYALIKGMSASIAKDYLSARGVHSVVK
- a CDS encoding uncharacterized protein (CAZy:GH15), whose translation is MKKSMNDDVETVENNHNRSLTTFKMILSGLLVGLLGVVTSHVWAQTAVDSYIATESPIAQAGLLANIGPSGSKSSGARPGIVIASPSHQNPDYLFTWTRDAALVFQWIIDQVTLQRNPSLRGQVENYITSQANLQQVSNPSGTITTGGLGEPKFNIDLTAFTGAWGRPQRDGPALRSIALITYANWLVANNNQTFVTNTLWPIIQRDLDYVASTWNQSTFDLWEEISSSSFFTTAEQHRSLRQGATLATKIGQTSVVQNYNTQASNLLCFMQSYWNPSQGYMTANTGGGRSGKDANTVLTSIHTFDPEAGCDATTFQPCSDRALSNLRQYVNSFRSIYNINSGIPVNQAVATGRYAEDVYFGGNPWYLTTLAVAEQLYDALTVWNKQKSLEVTSISLPFFQQFSSGITVGTYASSTSTFTTLTSAIKTYADGFVAVVAKYTPSNGGLAEQYTRDTGTPTSAVDLTWSYAAALTAFGAHAGQVPASWGAKGLTVPTTCVRGGGTGGSTVSITFNVHAETVFGGK